ATATACGGTTCAACTAAGCCTTTTGGATCTTTGGAGCCAAAGAGATTTGGTTCATCTGTTACTTATGAGCACACTACTTGAAAAACATATAGTGGAACTACTGCAGGAGCGAAATGAAAAGGCCATTTCGTTGTTGTACGATAACTATGCGGATACGTTACTGGGCGTGGCCAACAAGGTAGTTCGTGACCCTGAACTGGCCCAGGATGTTGTACAGGAGAGTTTCATTAAAATTTGGAAAAAAGCAGACTCCTATGACCCATCAAAAGCTAAACTGTTTACATGGCTTTTCCGTATAACCAGAAATACGGCTATTGATAAATTAAGGAGTGTCAACACAAAATCCGATAAGGAAATCCAAATAGATGTTTCTGACGTATATAATTTAGGAGTTGATAGTATCAGGCCAGAGTTCATGGACGTACAGGAGAACTTGGATAAGATTGAAGATAAATATCAAATAGTGCTAGAAGCATTATTTTTTCAAGGGATGACACAACAAGAAGCCAGTGATGAATTGGACATACCCTTGGGAACGATTAAATCCAGACTTAAAATTGGACTCAGGGAACTCCGTAAGATATACGGCCCTGCAATGATTCTACTTCTATTAAATGTAATGTGATGAAAGAAAAAATAAAAACATTCTTGGATTCCGACCTTTTGGAAAACTATTTATTAGGTGATACAACGGAATTAGAATCGCTTCAAGTAGAGCGCTATATCGCTATGTATCCAGAAGTAAGGGATACCTACAATGAACTTCAGGAAAACTTGGAGACATTCGCTAAACTGCACGCCATAAAATCACCCGAAGGTCTAAAGGAAAAGATAATTTTCAGAATACGCTCTGAGCGCCAAGGAAGGAAAAAATTCTTCAGATATGCCATTGCGGCTAGTTTTGCAGCAATAATGTTCGCCAGTTTCTCGTATTTCTTTTGGGATCAGAACCAAGACCTTCAAGAAGAAAATATTATGGTGAGCAATAAAATAAAGCTCCTTGAAGAGGATATGAAGCAGCAATTGGAGGATGTGCGAAACCAATTCATTGTTTTAAATAATCCAGGAACTAAAAAATATAATGTTAGCGGGAATAAAAAAGCAAAGGAACTTAAAGCCGTAGCTTATATTAATCCAGTTAAGAAATTATCTTATATAAACGTAAGTAAATTACCTAATCTTCCGGAGGACCAGTGTTTTCAGATGTGGGCAGAAGTTAATGGCGAAATGATCAACTTAGGAATTTTAGAGGAAGCTGGAGACGGTCAGAATCTTAAAGCTCTACCTTATGCGAAAAATGCCGTGGGCTATATAACTATAGAACCGAAAGGTGGAAATACTAATCCGACGGTGGACAATATCGTAGCAAACATCTCTTACTAACGTAATATTTAAACAAGTCTTAAAGCCCCTAATTGGGGCTTTATTTTTTTATCTTTGTACAAAATCATAGTTATGAAATTAGTTTTGTTGACCATTGGACTTTTGGCAGTTGCTTTTGCAGGAATAGCCATTAAGATATGGTCAAAAAAGGATGGGAAGTTTGCAGGCACCTGTGCCAGTCAGAGCCCATTTTTAAACCAGGACGGTGAAGCATGTGGAATGTGCGGTAAAATGCCCTACGAACAGGACTGCCGTCAGGAATTATCTTCTGAAGAGGGATGATTTGAAAATCTTATTTTAAAATTTCTTTTTGAATAAAACCGAAAGTATAGAGGAAACCATCAAAAAGGCCAAAAAAGGTAATCAACTAGCCTTTAGTCGCCTTTTGGATACTTTTTGGAACGATGTTTACGGTTTTCAGCTGAAACGTACTGAAAATGAAAATGATGCCGAGGACATAACCATACAAACCTTCTCCAAAGCATTTGATAAGATAAGCACCTATGACGAATCCTATGTTTTTAAAACGTGGTTAATAGCTATCTCAAAAAACATTCATATCGATTTAGTGCGCAAGCGGAAAAGAAACCTTTTCAATGACCGTGGAAACGGCGATGCGATTAAAAAAGTATTGGACGATGCTCCCTCTATGGAAGATAGACTCATACAAGAACAGAACCTCGCCAATTTGTTACAGGATATTAAAAAGTTAAAACCCCACTACCAAGAAGTAATTAACCTTCGGTTTTTTAACGAGCTTAGTTATTTAGATATGGCGGATTCGCTCAATGAGCCGGTAAACAACGTTAAAGTAAAACTACTTCGTGCGAAAAAATTATTGGCCGAAATCATAAGAAACAGAAGGTAATTAGCTGCTGTACATCAAATTCGTTTTTCCTCAAAACCTTCCTGTTATCATCAAAGTCCAAACTATAGCTTCCTCAATTTAGTTCGTATATTTGTAAAAAAAAGTATGTCCGTAGCGATTAAGGAAAATGTTGCGCCACCTAAAGGCAAGCCAAAATGGCTTAGGGTCAAACTTCCTACAGGTAAAAAATACACGCAATTACGTGGTTTGGTCGAGAAGTATGACCTTCATACCATTTGCACCTCAGGTAGTTGCCCTAATATGGGCGAATGTTGGGGAGAAGGTACGGCCACTTTTATGATATTGGGTAATATTTGTACCCGATCTTGCGGTTTCTGTGGTGTAAAAACAGGAAGACCGGAAAATGTGGATTGGGCCGAGCCTGAAAAAGTAGCGCGCTCCATCAAGATCATGGGGATAAAGCATGCCGTGGTTACGTCTGTTGACCGTGACGACCTAAAGGACATGGGGTCTATCATTTGGGCAGAAACGGTAAAGGCCATCAGAAGAATGAATCCTGCCACTACACTTGAAACACTTATTCCAGATTTTCAAGGAATAGAAAAGCACTTGAATCGTATTGTAGAGGTAGCTCCCGAAGTTGTTTCCCATAACATGGAAACTGTAAAGAGATTGACAAGGGAAGTTCGGATACAGGCCAAATACGAAAGAAGCCTAGAAGTTTTAAAGTATTTGAAAGTAAATGGTATAAATAGAACCAAGTCCGGAATCATGCTCGGATTGGGAGAGTTGGAGGAAGAGGTTATAACTACTTTGGAAGATTTACGAAGCGTGGACGTTGATGTGGTGACCATTGGGCAATACCTACAACCTTCTAAAAAGCATTTACCGGTAAAAGAATTTATTACACCGGACCAGTTTAATAAATATGAGGAAATTGGTTTGGAAATGGGATTCAGACATGTTGAAAGTGGTGCTTTGGTAAGATCTTCATATAAAGCCCACAAACATATTCTTTAAATCTTAAGCCAAAAAGGGTCCCATTTCATTTACTTGGGCCCATTCAAATCCTATAGTTTAGAAATTTATCTTCAAATCCATAAAACCTGACCCATGAGAAAAGTGAATGTTGGAATCAATGGCTTTGGTAGGATTGGCAGGACATTATTTCGTTTGCTTCAGCAAAATTCAAATATTAACGTGGTCGCAACTAACGACCTTGCCGATGCCAGAACACTTTCACATTTGCTTAAATATGACAGTATTCATGGGGTACTTTCAAATAAAATTTCCTATGAAGGGCAATATATTATAGTTGAAGGAAAATCTATAAGGCTTACCAATTTTTTACATCCTAAAGATATAGATTGGGGGGCATCTGAAGTAGATGTGGTCATAGAATGTACCGGAAAATTTAAGGATAGAGATAGTCTATCTTTCCACTTAAAAAATGGTGTTAAAAAGGTAATTCTATCGGCCCCGCCACAAGCCGATGATATTAAAATGATTGTTTATGGAATAAACGAACACATCATAGAAAGCGACGATACTATTTTATCTGCGGCCTCTTGCACCACCAATAACGCGGCCCCAATGATAAAGGTCATAAACGATTTGTGCGGTGTGGAGCAGGCATACATCACCACCATTCATTCGTACACCAGTGATCAAAGTTTGCATGACCAACCACATAACGATTTGAGGCGAGCTAGAGCTGCATCGCAGTCTATCATACCTACAACAACAGGTGCCGCTAAGGCTTTGACCCGGATTTTCCCGGATTTGGCAAAAGTTATTGGAGGTTGTGGAATCCGTGTTCCAGTCCCGAATGGGTCTTTGACGGACATTACCTTCAATGTAAAGCGTGATATTACTATTAAAGAAATTAATGATACATTTGAAAGGGTATCAAACAATGATTTAAAAAATATACTTTTTTATACGAAAGATCCTATAGTTTCAATAGATATAAACAATAGTTGTTACTCTTGTACGTTTGATTCTAAGATGACCTCCGTTATTGGAAAAATGGTTAAAATAATAGGATGGTACGATAATGAAACAGGCTACAGCAGTAGAATTATCGATCTTATCAACTTCATGATTAATAAAAAACATATTTGATTTTCTCAATCATAAATAAAGGCCTTAGGCATCTTCTGTTACTTCTCCTACTCTTAGTGACCGTACATAACTTCTATGGTCAGGATTCAATTCCAAATCAAGATTTAGAGCCTTATTTCACTGAGGCACGAAAACTTAAGAATCAAAATAAGATAGATTTAGCCTTGGAGGCTTTAGATAAAGCAGCAAACAATGCGGAAAAGAATGAGGATGTAAAAGCTCTTATTGACAGCTTACACGAAATTGCCCTGTTATACTTGCAATTGAATAGAGAAGGAGATACAGAGTTTTATTGGGATAGGGCCAGCGTACTTTTAAAGGATATTGCATATCCGTATGGGGACGCCATGCACAAATATATTGA
This sequence is a window from Maribacter aestuarii. Protein-coding genes within it:
- a CDS encoding RNA polymerase sigma factor codes for the protein MSTLLEKHIVELLQERNEKAISLLYDNYADTLLGVANKVVRDPELAQDVVQESFIKIWKKADSYDPSKAKLFTWLFRITRNTAIDKLRSVNTKSDKEIQIDVSDVYNLGVDSIRPEFMDVQENLDKIEDKYQIVLEALFFQGMTQQEASDELDIPLGTIKSRLKIGLRELRKIYGPAMILLLLNVM
- a CDS encoding anti-sigma factor, with product MKEKIKTFLDSDLLENYLLGDTTELESLQVERYIAMYPEVRDTYNELQENLETFAKLHAIKSPEGLKEKIIFRIRSERQGRKKFFRYAIAASFAAIMFASFSYFFWDQNQDLQEENIMVSNKIKLLEEDMKQQLEDVRNQFIVLNNPGTKKYNVSGNKKAKELKAVAYINPVKKLSYINVSKLPNLPEDQCFQMWAEVNGEMINLGILEEAGDGQNLKALPYAKNAVGYITIEPKGGNTNPTVDNIVANISY
- a CDS encoding membrane or secreted protein, whose translation is MKLVLLTIGLLAVAFAGIAIKIWSKKDGKFAGTCASQSPFLNQDGEACGMCGKMPYEQDCRQELSSEEG
- a CDS encoding RNA polymerase sigma factor, which produces MNKTESIEETIKKAKKGNQLAFSRLLDTFWNDVYGFQLKRTENENDAEDITIQTFSKAFDKISTYDESYVFKTWLIAISKNIHIDLVRKRKRNLFNDRGNGDAIKKVLDDAPSMEDRLIQEQNLANLLQDIKKLKPHYQEVINLRFFNELSYLDMADSLNEPVNNVKVKLLRAKKLLAEIIRNRR
- the lipA gene encoding lipoyl synthase, with amino-acid sequence MSVAIKENVAPPKGKPKWLRVKLPTGKKYTQLRGLVEKYDLHTICTSGSCPNMGECWGEGTATFMILGNICTRSCGFCGVKTGRPENVDWAEPEKVARSIKIMGIKHAVVTSVDRDDLKDMGSIIWAETVKAIRRMNPATTLETLIPDFQGIEKHLNRIVEVAPEVVSHNMETVKRLTREVRIQAKYERSLEVLKYLKVNGINRTKSGIMLGLGELEEEVITTLEDLRSVDVDVVTIGQYLQPSKKHLPVKEFITPDQFNKYEEIGLEMGFRHVESGALVRSSYKAHKHIL
- the gap gene encoding type I glyceraldehyde-3-phosphate dehydrogenase — its product is MRKVNVGINGFGRIGRTLFRLLQQNSNINVVATNDLADARTLSHLLKYDSIHGVLSNKISYEGQYIIVEGKSIRLTNFLHPKDIDWGASEVDVVIECTGKFKDRDSLSFHLKNGVKKVILSAPPQADDIKMIVYGINEHIIESDDTILSAASCTTNNAAPMIKVINDLCGVEQAYITTIHSYTSDQSLHDQPHNDLRRARAASQSIIPTTTGAAKALTRIFPDLAKVIGGCGIRVPVPNGSLTDITFNVKRDITIKEINDTFERVSNNDLKNILFYTKDPIVSIDINNSCYSCTFDSKMTSVIGKMVKIIGWYDNETGYSSRIIDLINFMINKKHI